Proteins from a single region of Sporosarcina sp. P33:
- a CDS encoding flagellar hook-length control protein FliK: MNLGLLLGVGSSSIPMNSSISPASAEGQAFGSVFQSMIASSVHVKEQPTAEEGKLLKFLGEVLDAGSLDELAGTLEKLQQSSATSVTAQLLKETGLRQSQEQPVILIDEAEVKAIPEQPAETAETEELQLTDLSKAEKFPSLQQLASLLSKNPDKLVEEITNVLEGEYVTEEQLEQIAATGDIWFALDVLHQLPPEKIQEVMEQLPQRTAVEFTALLKAVELAVPKIDLSSSQADSVKTIQPILAQIANQLEQKTVQPEIKRPIQIPPAIQHVIRFTSEQPAADMKQPEQQAKPAETVTPQSAMTHTEARPVFHMNPADKVPESRSEALMREFQAVLNRANFGQTNGMNRLSVKLYPEHLGQIRIELLEVNGVMTARILASTAMAREMLDSQMHQLRHAFNQQNLQVDRIDLSQTIQDPSKSDREQAFNRQNQQQKEQPSEQNEQRDEQEQTFQEFMIELEV, encoded by the coding sequence GTGAACTTAGGACTATTACTGGGTGTAGGCTCTTCGAGTATTCCGATGAATTCTTCTATTTCTCCTGCAAGTGCAGAAGGTCAGGCATTCGGAAGTGTTTTTCAAAGTATGATCGCTTCTTCTGTACATGTAAAAGAACAGCCAACGGCAGAAGAAGGAAAATTGTTGAAATTCCTTGGTGAAGTTTTAGACGCCGGTTCGCTTGATGAGTTAGCAGGAACACTCGAGAAACTGCAGCAGTCAAGTGCAACCTCGGTTACAGCGCAGCTATTGAAAGAAACAGGCCTTCGGCAATCGCAGGAACAGCCCGTCATACTAATAGATGAAGCTGAAGTAAAAGCAATACCAGAACAACCGGCTGAAACTGCTGAAACTGAAGAACTGCAGCTGACTGATCTCTCAAAGGCCGAGAAGTTTCCAAGTCTGCAACAATTAGCATCACTGTTAAGTAAAAATCCTGATAAACTAGTGGAAGAGATTACGAATGTCCTAGAGGGTGAATATGTTACTGAAGAACAATTGGAACAAATTGCGGCAACGGGAGATATATGGTTTGCGCTCGATGTATTACATCAGCTGCCTCCTGAAAAGATACAGGAAGTGATGGAGCAATTGCCGCAAAGGACAGCCGTCGAATTTACCGCGTTGCTGAAAGCGGTGGAATTGGCTGTGCCTAAAATAGATCTTTCGTCCAGCCAGGCGGATTCAGTGAAAACAATCCAGCCAATTCTGGCGCAAATCGCGAATCAGCTTGAACAAAAAACTGTGCAGCCTGAAATCAAACGGCCAATCCAGATTCCGCCGGCTATTCAGCACGTGATTCGCTTCACTTCAGAACAGCCTGCGGCAGATATGAAGCAGCCAGAACAGCAGGCAAAACCCGCCGAAACAGTAACACCGCAATCCGCGATGACTCACACAGAAGCGCGTCCGGTGTTTCATATGAATCCAGCTGATAAAGTGCCGGAAAGCCGGAGCGAAGCACTGATGAGGGAATTCCAAGCAGTATTGAACCGCGCAAATTTTGGACAGACGAATGGAATGAACAGACTGTCGGTGAAGCTGTATCCGGAACACCTGGGGCAAATACGGATTGAATTGCTGGAAGTTAACGGAGTTATGACCGCGAGAATATTAGCATCCACCGCGATGGCACGTGAAATGCTCGACAGCCAGATGCATCAGCTGCGTCATGCGTTTAATCAGCAAAATCTCCAAGTAGACAGAATTGACTTATCCCAGACTATTCAAGATCCGTCAAAGAGTGACCGGGAACAGGCATTTAACAGACAGAACCAGCAGCAAAAGGAGCAACCATCAGAACAGAACGAACAGCGGGATGAGCAGGAACAAACATTCCAAGAATTTATGATTGAACTGGAGGTGTAA
- the flgD gene encoding flagellar hook assembly protein FlgD yields the protein MPEGTNSTSAQNTITDSMFLINKQRDQRKTGPDTMGKDAFMKILIAQMTNQDPTNPMKDTEFIAQMAQFSSLEQTMNLTKAFEKFADSQNQSQLIQYNSFVGKEIRWHKVTDQTDGDGKPVISEGTGIIQSIKYIDGSVVFMMADGKELSPGNISEVMGSESGSTGTGSQPNSLVQASMLIGKMVGFTEGDAERTGKVISVTNKEGSLHYILQDGTKIEGNQFTSISE from the coding sequence TTGCCGGAAGGAACAAACTCAACATCAGCACAGAATACAATTACAGACTCAATGTTTTTGATCAATAAGCAGCGGGATCAGCGCAAGACAGGTCCTGACACGATGGGGAAAGATGCGTTTATGAAAATTCTGATTGCACAGATGACCAATCAGGATCCGACGAACCCGATGAAAGATACAGAATTCATTGCACAGATGGCACAGTTTTCTTCATTGGAACAAACGATGAACTTAACAAAAGCATTTGAGAAATTCGCTGATTCACAAAATCAAAGTCAGCTGATTCAATACAACAGTTTTGTAGGCAAAGAAATACGCTGGCATAAAGTAACTGATCAAACAGACGGAGACGGCAAACCGGTAATTAGTGAAGGAACGGGCATTATTCAGTCAATTAAATATATTGATGGTTCAGTAGTCTTTATGATGGCAGACGGCAAGGAATTATCACCCGGTAATATTTCTGAAGTCATGGGGAGCGAATCGGGAAGTACAGGCACGGGCAGTCAGCCAAACAGTCTCGTCCAAGCGAGTATGCTAATCGGCAAGATGGTCGGTTTTACAGAAGGTGATGCAGAGCGTACGGGGAAAGTTATATCTGTGACGAATAAAGAAGGCAGCTTACACTATATATTGCAGGACGGCACGAAAATCGAAGGTAATCAGTTTACCTCAATCAGTGAATAA
- a CDS encoding TIGR02530 family flagellar biosynthesis protein, protein MNKINIHRIPSPPLIRQGQAQAKPKQSFLELLHNAEQPEKLKISKHATDRLQERGIQMTDAEWARISEKVDEAKRKGIRESLVLTDQAALIVSAKNSTVITAMDRTEAKDQLFTNIDGTILLS, encoded by the coding sequence ATGAATAAGATCAATATCCATCGCATTCCATCACCGCCACTCATACGCCAAGGGCAGGCACAGGCGAAGCCGAAGCAGTCATTTCTTGAACTTCTGCACAATGCCGAACAGCCTGAAAAACTAAAAATCAGCAAACATGCCACAGATCGTCTGCAGGAGCGGGGCATTCAAATGACCGACGCAGAATGGGCACGCATCTCAGAAAAAGTGGACGAGGCGAAAAGGAAAGGAATCCGTGAATCACTCGTGTTGACTGACCAGGCCGCACTCATAGTCAGTGCCAAGAACTCAACCGTCATCACCGCGATGGACCGAACGGAAGCGAAGGATCAGCTATTTACCAATATAGACGGAACGATACTGCTCAGCTAA
- the flgG gene encoding flagellar basal body rod protein FlgG encodes MIRSMYSGISGLKNFQTKLDVIGNNIANVNTYGFKKGRTVFKDLYSQTVAGASEPGANRGGVNPKQVGLGSQLATIDTIHSGGSMQTTGNTLDLAIEGDGFFIVGQDGGSEKFYTRAGNFYLDKEGDIVDGDGRYLLDEAGTKIYVPLTSTSLSIGQDGAVNVVNEDGELEKLANVGLATFNNPGGLSKVGGNLYEVSANSGEPSEGLAIEEGRGAIKSGSLEMSNVDLSEEFTEMIVAQRGFQANTRIITTSDEILQELVNLKR; translated from the coding sequence ATGATTCGCTCAATGTACTCAGGAATCTCTGGATTAAAAAACTTCCAAACAAAGTTAGATGTAATTGGTAATAATATTGCAAACGTTAATACGTATGGATTTAAGAAAGGGCGTACCGTTTTTAAGGATTTGTATTCGCAGACTGTGGCGGGTGCTTCGGAACCCGGCGCAAACCGTGGGGGTGTGAATCCGAAACAAGTTGGGTTGGGTTCACAGCTCGCTACAATAGATACAATTCATTCTGGTGGTTCTATGCAAACAACTGGCAATACGTTAGACCTTGCTATTGAAGGGGATGGTTTCTTCATCGTTGGGCAAGATGGTGGATCTGAAAAGTTTTATACTAGAGCAGGGAACTTCTATTTAGATAAAGAAGGAGACATTGTCGATGGGGATGGAAGATACTTGTTGGATGAGGCGGGAACTAAAATTTATGTTCCTTTAACATCAACATCCCTTTCAATTGGCCAAGATGGTGCAGTGAATGTTGTTAATGAGGATGGTGAATTGGAGAAGTTAGCTAATGTGGGCTTAGCGACATTCAATAACCCAGGTGGTTTATCTAAAGTCGGTGGTAATTTATATGAAGTAAGTGCAAATTCGGGTGAGCCTTCAGAAGGTTTAGCAATTGAAGAAGGCCGCGGTGCTATCAAATCCGGCTCCCTAGAAATGTCCAACGTCGACCTGTCCGAAGAATTCACAGAAATGATCGTAGCACAGCGTGGATTCCAGGCCAACACACGGATTATCACAACTTCCGACGAAATCCTGCAGGAACTTGTGAACTTGAAACGATAA
- a CDS encoding flagellar FlbD family protein — MIKVTRLNRTTFTLNALYIERVESFPDTTITLTTGSKYIVLDSAEEVNSRIIAFYQAVQLLSNPHIRGEEDEE; from the coding sequence ATGATTAAAGTGACCAGATTGAATCGAACGACGTTCACATTAAATGCATTGTACATAGAGAGAGTCGAGTCGTTTCCCGATACGACGATTACGCTGACGACAGGGTCAAAGTATATCGTTCTCGATTCGGCTGAAGAAGTGAACAGCCGGATTATAGCATTTTATCAAGCGGTCCAGCTGCTGTCGAATCCGCATATCCGGGGTGAAGAAGATGAAGAATAA
- the fliL gene encoding flagellar basal body-associated protein FliL has protein sequence MKNKLLTISLIILVSITLIGVVAVVLILNFNKDSGGEEKAPSIDEIIESSVDMEEITTNLAGRNFVRISLKIQTDSKKAAEELSKRDFQVKNLAIQELSEMTAKDLEGKIGKQQFEDTIKAQLNELMQDGKIQKVYIVSYIIQ, from the coding sequence ATGAAGAATAAATTATTAACGATTTCTTTGATTATTTTAGTAAGCATCACATTGATCGGTGTCGTGGCAGTCGTTTTGATTTTGAATTTCAACAAGGACAGTGGCGGAGAAGAAAAAGCGCCATCGATTGATGAAATTATCGAATCGTCTGTAGATATGGAGGAAATCACGACGAATTTAGCAGGCCGCAATTTTGTCCGCATTTCATTAAAAATCCAGACGGACAGTAAAAAAGCAGCTGAAGAATTGTCGAAACGCGATTTTCAGGTGAAGAATCTGGCCATCCAGGAGCTGTCGGAAATGACTGCAAAAGATTTGGAAGGAAAGATCGGCAAACAGCAATTTGAAGACACGATCAAAGCACAGCTTAACGAGTTGATGCAGGATGGGAAAATACAGAAAGTGTATATTGTCTCTTATATCATCCAGTGA
- the fliM gene encoding flagellar motor switch protein FliM, with product MSGDVLSQNEIDALLSALSTGEMSAEEMKKEEETRKVRVYDFKRALRFSKDQIRSLTRIHENFARLLTTYFSAQLRTYVQINVVSVDQIPFEEFISSIPNMTLINIFDVSPLEGNILMEVNPNVAYSMLERLMGGYGSSSGKTDTMTEIETKILTNLFERSFDSLREAWAGLIDIDPYLTEMEVNPQFLQMISPNETVIVISFSITIGESSGMINICIPHVVLEPIIPNLSVQYWMQTNKKEPTPEQSVELERRIKHAMLPVVADLGKGRISINDFLHLQPGDVISLDTSIEEPLTVRIGEKPKFTAQPGKLRNRMAVQILEILNSGEDEDDE from the coding sequence ATGTCGGGAGATGTACTGTCCCAAAATGAAATAGATGCGCTGTTGTCTGCTTTATCGACGGGTGAAATGTCAGCAGAAGAAATGAAAAAAGAAGAAGAGACCAGAAAAGTACGTGTCTATGATTTTAAACGTGCACTCCGTTTCTCAAAAGACCAGATCCGCAGTCTGACCCGGATCCATGAGAACTTTGCCAGACTATTAACGACCTACTTTTCTGCCCAGCTTCGTACGTATGTTCAAATTAACGTAGTATCGGTTGATCAGATTCCGTTTGAAGAATTCATCAGCTCAATCCCTAACATGACGCTGATTAATATATTTGATGTTTCACCGCTCGAAGGGAACATTCTGATGGAAGTGAATCCGAACGTCGCTTATTCCATGCTTGAACGGCTGATGGGCGGATACGGATCGAGTTCAGGAAAAACCGACACGATGACGGAGATTGAAACGAAGATTTTAACGAATCTGTTTGAGCGGTCTTTCGACAGTTTACGGGAAGCGTGGGCAGGTCTGATTGACATTGATCCGTATCTGACGGAAATGGAGGTCAATCCGCAGTTTCTTCAGATGATCTCGCCTAACGAAACCGTTATTGTTATTTCATTCAGTATTACGATCGGCGAATCCAGCGGAATGATCAACATTTGCATTCCACACGTCGTGCTGGAACCAATTATTCCGAATTTATCTGTTCAGTACTGGATGCAGACGAACAAAAAGGAACCGACACCCGAACAGAGTGTGGAATTGGAACGACGGATCAAACATGCGATGTTGCCGGTCGTGGCCGATTTAGGTAAAGGCCGGATATCAATAAATGATTTCCTGCATTTACAGCCCGGCGATGTTATATCCCTTGATACAAGTATTGAAGAACCGCTTACAGTACGAATCGGGGAAAAACCTAAATTCACTGCACAGCCCGGTAAATTACGAAATCGCATGGCTGTTCAAATACTGGAAATATTGAATTCGGGAGAGGATGAGGATGATGAGTGA
- the fliY gene encoding flagellar motor switch phosphatase FliY translates to MSDNILSQEEIEALLRGETLEPAGTAGEPENEVININDYLSEMEQDALGEVGNISFGSSATALSALLGQKVDITTPTLSLIQRDNLDKDFVHPYVAIKVEYTEGLSGVNLLVIKQSDAAIIADLMLGGDGTAPNEELSEIHLSAVQEAMNQMMGSSATSMSTIFNKKVDISPPTIDLMNIQMDQGTENIPAHNLLIRVSFNLQVGELIDSDIMQLFPLEFGKKLVSSLMGEEEAATVTETPTAPQTSPPPQPEPARPAETAPEPQPMQAPAQQTAPSQTAQQTVQQPVHVQQAEFASFQAPSLNKEESNNLNLLLDIPLQVTVELGRTKRSVKEILEMSGGSIIELDKLAGEPVDILVNNRYIAKGEVVVIDENFGVRITDILSQMDRLNNLR, encoded by the coding sequence ATGAGTGATAATATTCTCTCACAGGAAGAGATTGAAGCGCTATTGCGCGGTGAAACACTTGAGCCTGCGGGGACGGCGGGTGAGCCTGAGAATGAAGTAATTAACATTAACGACTATCTGAGTGAAATGGAACAAGATGCACTGGGAGAAGTCGGTAACATTTCATTTGGAAGTTCAGCTACTGCTTTATCAGCATTACTGGGTCAAAAAGTGGATATAACAACACCGACGCTCTCATTAATTCAGCGTGATAATCTGGATAAAGACTTTGTTCATCCGTATGTCGCTATAAAAGTGGAATATACGGAAGGACTGAGCGGTGTCAATTTGCTTGTGATTAAACAAAGCGATGCAGCCATTATCGCAGATCTTATGCTGGGCGGCGACGGCACAGCCCCAAACGAAGAGTTAAGTGAAATTCATTTGAGTGCAGTGCAGGAAGCGATGAATCAGATGATGGGGTCTTCTGCCACATCGATGTCTACAATTTTTAATAAAAAAGTAGATATCTCACCGCCGACTATTGATTTGATGAATATTCAGATGGACCAGGGAACGGAAAATATACCTGCGCATAATCTTTTGATCCGCGTATCTTTCAATTTGCAAGTCGGTGAGTTGATTGATTCCGATATTATGCAGCTGTTTCCGCTCGAGTTCGGTAAAAAACTGGTTTCTTCCTTAATGGGGGAAGAAGAAGCTGCGACAGTTACGGAAACGCCGACTGCCCCGCAGACATCGCCGCCACCGCAGCCGGAACCAGCCCGTCCCGCTGAAACTGCCCCTGAACCGCAACCGATGCAGGCACCCGCACAGCAGACGGCTCCGTCCCAGACGGCACAACAAACTGTGCAGCAACCTGTACATGTTCAGCAAGCAGAATTCGCCAGTTTTCAGGCGCCTTCTTTAAATAAGGAAGAATCAAATAATTTAAATTTACTACTTGATATACCACTCCAGGTAACAGTAGAATTAGGACGTACGAAGCGTTCTGTTAAAGAAATACTGGAAATGTCCGGAGGTTCGATTATTGAACTGGATAAATTGGCAGGGGAGCCGGTCGATATTCTAGTCAATAATCGCTATATTGCTAAAGGGGAAGTAGTAGTCATTGACGAAAACTTCGGAGTCCGTATTACGGATATTTTAAGTCAGATGGATCGTTTGAATAATTTAAGATAG
- a CDS encoding response regulator → MGKRILVVDDAAFMRMMIKDILTKNDYEVVGEAADGAQAVEKYNELKPDLVTMDITMPEMDGIAALKAIKSTDPGATIIMCSAMGQQAMVIDAIQAGAKDFIVKPFQADRVIEAIDKALS, encoded by the coding sequence ATGGGTAAAAGAATTTTGGTAGTAGACGATGCGGCATTTATGCGCATGATGATTAAAGACATTTTAACAAAAAATGATTATGAAGTAGTAGGCGAAGCTGCGGATGGCGCTCAAGCGGTAGAGAAATATAACGAATTAAAGCCCGATTTGGTGACAATGGATATTACGATGCCTGAAATGGATGGCATTGCCGCTTTAAAAGCAATTAAAAGTACGGATCCGGGAGCTACAATTATCATGTGTTCCGCAATGGGGCAGCAAGCGATGGTCATCGATGCAATTCAAGCAGGAGCAAAAGATTTCATCGTAAAACCGTTCCAGGCAGACCGTGTTATTGAAGCGATCGATAAAGCGCTGAGCTAA
- a CDS encoding flagellar biosynthetic protein FliO produces the protein MNVKWIISYLVLFLLCTPVMPAVYAETDPDISVSECIGKGKDCSDKAPAAEGDKPTVTDKELAGPTGLTAGDYIRTLLAFLFVIGLLVWLLRFLNRRNRSFDQTRLMTNLGGVPLGQNKSIQLVKMGSHYFVVGVGENVQLLREIDDPHEIEELLARYDQGNEVQKGILSQLYSRFSAKGKNPYAEDESTVFSQVFSSKMEEIKTERKEQLDRLKRKGSDQNG, from the coding sequence ATGAATGTTAAATGGATCATTTCGTATCTGGTTCTCTTCCTTCTGTGCACTCCCGTTATGCCGGCAGTTTATGCGGAAACGGATCCGGATATCAGCGTGTCCGAATGTATTGGAAAAGGAAAAGACTGCAGTGACAAAGCACCTGCTGCAGAAGGCGATAAACCCACAGTAACAGATAAAGAACTGGCCGGGCCGACTGGTTTGACAGCTGGGGACTATATCCGGACACTTTTGGCATTCTTATTCGTTATCGGTTTGCTCGTCTGGCTGTTGCGCTTCTTAAACAGACGGAACCGCAGCTTTGATCAAACGCGATTAATGACGAATCTGGGCGGTGTTCCTTTAGGTCAAAATAAATCTATTCAACTAGTAAAAATGGGTAGTCATTACTTTGTGGTGGGCGTAGGAGAGAATGTTCAGCTGCTTCGGGAAATAGATGATCCTCATGAAATTGAAGAGTTACTTGCCCGTTATGATCAGGGCAATGAAGTGCAGAAGGGAATATTGTCCCAACTGTATTCCCGTTTTTCTGCAAAAGGCAAAAACCCATACGCGGAAGATGAATCTACTGTTTTCAGTCAAGTATTCTCTTCTAAAATGGAAGAGATCAAGACTGAGCGAAAAGAGCAATTGGACCGGTTGAAGCGGAAAGGAAGCGACCAAAATGGCTGA
- the fliP gene encoding flagellar type III secretion system pore protein FliP (The bacterial flagellar biogenesis protein FliP forms a type III secretion system (T3SS)-type pore required for flagellar assembly.), whose translation MADFLNTFSSSDPSNVSTSIKMLLLLTVLSLAPAILILMTSFARIIIVLSFVRTALATQQMPPNQVLVGLALFLTFFIMSPVLSQVNEEALTPLFDEEISLDEAYERASGPFKEFMSEHTRQKDLELFMRYNQMEKPETIEDIPLTMMVPAFALSEIKTAFQMGFMIFIPFLVIDMIVASVLMSMGMMMLPPVMISLPFKILLFVLVDGWYLIIQSLLQSF comes from the coding sequence ATGGCTGACTTTCTGAATACATTTTCCAGCAGTGATCCGTCCAATGTCTCTACTTCGATCAAAATGCTTCTGCTGCTGACCGTATTATCACTTGCTCCAGCCATTTTAATTCTGATGACGTCATTTGCACGCATCATTATTGTATTGTCTTTTGTCCGTACGGCGCTGGCTACCCAGCAGATGCCGCCAAACCAGGTGCTGGTTGGATTAGCCCTGTTTTTAACTTTCTTTATTATGTCACCGGTATTATCGCAAGTGAATGAAGAGGCACTGACGCCGCTGTTTGATGAAGAAATCAGTCTGGACGAGGCATATGAACGTGCCAGCGGACCATTTAAAGAATTTATGAGTGAACATACCAGGCAGAAAGATCTGGAATTATTCATGCGTTACAATCAGATGGAAAAACCTGAAACCATTGAAGACATTCCGCTGACGATGATGGTCCCGGCATTTGCCCTGAGTGAAATAAAAACAGCATTTCAAATGGGTTTTATGATTTTTATTCCATTTCTGGTCATCGATATGATTGTTGCAAGTGTCCTGATGTCAATGGGGATGATGATGCTTCCGCCTGTTATGATTTCACTGCCGTTTAAAATTTTATTGTTTGTTCTGGTTGATGGCTGGTATCTCATTATCCAGTCATTGCTGCAAAGCTTTTAG
- the fliQ gene encoding flagellar biosynthesis protein FliQ yields MTSEFVISIAERSVWVILLASGPLLIVALLTGLSVSIFQATTQIQEQTLAFVPKIIAVMVAIIFFGPWMLSYVTNYASEIFSNLSRYVG; encoded by the coding sequence ATGACGAGTGAATTTGTTATTTCCATCGCAGAACGGTCAGTGTGGGTTATTCTTCTCGCTTCAGGGCCTCTCCTAATTGTGGCGCTGCTGACAGGGCTAAGCGTAAGTATTTTCCAGGCTACCACACAGATTCAGGAACAGACACTGGCATTTGTGCCGAAGATTATAGCGGTTATGGTGGCAATAATATTTTTTGGTCCGTGGATGTTATCGTATGTTACAAATTATGCGAGCGAGATCTTTTCCAATCTTTCCAGGTACGTCGGGTGA
- the fliR gene encoding flagellar biosynthetic protein FliR → MNELIPSLPAFLLILTRVTSFFVTLPLFSYKSIPATQRLMLAAILAWMMSYSVTLPELEIDGQYILLVIKEAVVGLSIGIAAFIIMSAIQVAGGFIDFQMGFAIANVIDPQTGAQSPLLGQFLNSLAVLLLLVVNGHHMLLDGIFYSYEFVPVTAMWPPFGSPNMADFMVLTFAKSFAIAFQMAIPVVATLFLVDLALGITARAVPQLNIFVVGFPIKIGVSFLVIVTMASVFIVVMKKMFEIMIMTMRNLMILLGGG, encoded by the coding sequence ATGAATGAACTCATCCCGTCGTTACCCGCATTCTTACTTATTTTGACTCGTGTTACGTCATTTTTCGTAACACTGCCGTTATTCTCTTATAAGTCTATTCCAGCCACACAGCGGCTCATGCTCGCTGCGATATTGGCCTGGATGATGTCTTATTCTGTTACTTTGCCTGAGTTAGAGATTGATGGCCAATACATATTGCTTGTTATAAAGGAAGCGGTAGTCGGCTTGTCAATCGGCATTGCCGCTTTTATTATTATGTCGGCCATTCAGGTGGCAGGCGGATTTATTGATTTCCAGATGGGATTTGCGATAGCGAACGTCATCGATCCGCAGACGGGTGCCCAGTCACCGTTGCTTGGACAATTTTTAAATTCACTGGCAGTGCTCTTGCTGCTCGTTGTGAACGGGCATCATATGCTGCTGGACGGAATATTTTACAGCTATGAATTTGTCCCCGTCACTGCCATGTGGCCGCCGTTTGGCAGTCCGAATATGGCGGACTTTATGGTACTGACATTCGCAAAATCATTTGCTATTGCATTTCAAATGGCAATCCCCGTGGTGGCCACGTTATTTCTTGTGGACTTGGCGCTCGGTATAACAGCACGAGCGGTTCCGCAGTTAAATATCTTTGTGGTCGGTTTTCCTATTAAAATCGGTGTAAGTTTCCTGGTGATCGTCACAATGGCCAGTGTATTCATCGTCGTTATGAAAAAGATGTTTGAAATTATGATCATGACCATGAGAAATCTCATGATACTTCTCGGAGGTGGCTGA
- the flhB gene encoding flagellar biosynthesis protein FlhB encodes MADLLLRLDLQFFAGEKTEKATPKKREDSRKKGQVLKSQDVTSAIVLLSVFIFMFFAAGFMRDNFFVFFRESFTHFFPIKMMDQEQVMLVYISIIKQMAIILLPIMIIAVIASIAANLLQFGLLFTAETLKFDLKKIDPIKGLKRIFSVRAIVELLKSILKISFIGTVTTLIIWSNLGKVLDLAFRTPEYTLLTIAKLVGMMGIIASMVLLFISILDFLYQKFDYEKNLKMSKQDIKDEHKNMDGDPLIKSRIKQRQREMAMRRMMSEIPEADVVITNPTHFAIALKYDEEQMDSPIVVAKGADFVAQKIKMIAKENEIVMVENRPLARAMYDKVEIGDRIPEEFFKAVAEILAYVYRIQRKI; translated from the coding sequence GTGGCTGATTTGTTACTAAGGCTGGATTTACAATTTTTCGCCGGCGAGAAGACAGAGAAAGCCACTCCGAAAAAAAGAGAAGATTCCAGAAAAAAAGGGCAAGTTCTGAAAAGCCAGGACGTGACGAGTGCAATCGTTCTGCTCTCTGTATTTATCTTTATGTTTTTCGCAGCAGGATTCATGCGCGATAATTTTTTCGTGTTTTTCAGAGAATCATTTACACATTTTTTTCCGATCAAAATGATGGATCAAGAACAAGTCATGCTTGTCTACATAAGTATTATTAAACAAATGGCAATTATTCTTCTGCCGATTATGATTATAGCAGTGATTGCGAGTATTGCAGCGAATTTACTTCAATTTGGTCTGTTATTCACTGCAGAGACATTGAAGTTTGATCTAAAGAAAATAGATCCAATCAAAGGATTGAAACGTATTTTTTCCGTTCGGGCGATTGTAGAATTATTAAAATCCATTTTAAAAATTTCGTTCATTGGAACGGTTACTACTCTGATCATCTGGTCAAATCTCGGAAAAGTTCTCGATTTGGCTTTTCGGACACCAGAGTACACCTTACTGACCATTGCAAAATTAGTGGGAATGATGGGCATTATTGCCTCTATGGTATTGTTGTTTATTTCCATTCTGGACTTTCTTTATCAGAAATTTGACTATGAAAAAAATCTTAAGATGTCTAAACAGGATATTAAAGATGAACATAAAAATATGGACGGCGATCCGCTTATTAAATCCCGCATTAAACAGCGGCAGCGGGAGATGGCAATGCGCCGCATGATGTCAGAAATACCTGAAGCGGACGTGGTCATCACGAATCCGACACACTTCGCAATTGCGCTCAAGTACGATGAGGAACAGATGGATTCGCCGATTGTTGTCGCTAAAGGTGCAGATTTTGTCGCACAAAAGATTAAAATGATAGCAAAAGAGAATGAGATTGTCATGGTAGAAAATCGGCCTCTTGCGCGTGCAATGTATGACAAAGTGGAAATTGGCGACCGCATACCGGAAGAGTTCTTTAAGGCGGTTGCGGAAATCTTAGCATACGTTTACCGTATACAGCGGAAAATTTAA